A genomic window from Gossypium hirsutum isolate 1008001.06 chromosome D10, Gossypium_hirsutum_v2.1, whole genome shotgun sequence includes:
- the LOC107915175 gene encoding ERI1 exoribonuclease 2 — MMALENKETMQNCEATLKCLQTKGFPYNLQCTGNSIEGLPELKDEICTHPGGDVVEPVCSLNGQFMEYHKPTLQHESGSWSTFYPDTHKLQPYPPNAFGGQFYHFPMDNRFHYAPFNMVTHGYPYEFQFQDFQYFVVIDFEATCDKERNPHPQEIIEFPSVIVSSVTGQLEACFQTYVRPTCNQLLSDFCKDLTGIQQIQVDRGVTLSEALLRHDKWLEKKGIKNTNFAVVTWSNWDCRVMLESECQFKKIRKPPYFNRWINLKVPFREVFGGGRCNLKEAVEMAGLVWQGRAHCGLDDAKNTARLLALLMRQGFKFAITNSLMWQASDGPVTWNPMPENTGFSLHHPHKLKDQQMPLFQYHPYCFCGVKSSKGMVRKPGPKQGSVFFGCGNWTVTRGARCHYFEWASP, encoded by the exons ATGATGGCCCTTGAAAATAAag aAACTATGCAGAACTGCGAGGCGACCTTAAAATGCCTCCAGACGAAGGGGTTCCCATACAACCTGCAATGTACTGGGAACTCAATTGAAGGCCTTCCAGAGCTTAAAGATGAAATTTGTACTCACCCAGGTGGGGATGTTGTAGAACCTGTTTGCTCTTTAAATGGGCAGTTTATGGAATACCACAAACCTACCCTTCAGCATGAGTCTGGCTCTTGGTCGACCTTCTATCCTGACACCCACAAGTTGCAGCCATACCCGCCAAATGCTTTTGGGGGCCAGTTTTACCACTTTCCCATGGATAACCGATTTCATTATGCCCCATTCAATATGGTCACACATGGATACCCGTATGAATTCCAGTTCCAAGACTTTCAGTACTTTGTGGTAATTGACTTTGAGGCTACCTGTGACAAGGAGAGAAATCCTCATCCACAAGAGATAATCGAGTTTCCTTCTGTCATTGTGAGTAGTGTTACTGGCCAGCTGGAAGCATGTTTTCAGACATATGTACGGCCAACTTGCAATCAGCTCCTGAGTGATTTCTGCAAAGATTTGACTGGCATCCAGCAAATTCAG GTAGATAGAGGTGTTACTCTGAGTGAGGCTCTCCTTAGGCATGATAAATGGCTTGAGAAGAAAGGCATAAAGAACACAAATTTTGCTGTGGTGACATGGTCAAACTGGGATTGTCGAGTAATGCTGGAATCTGAGTGCCAGTTTAAGAAGATCCGGAAGCCTCCTTACTTTAACCG GTGGATAAACTTAAAAGTTCCGTTCCGTGAGGTTTTTGGTGGTGGGAGGTGCAATCTGAAGGAGGCAGTCGAGATGGCAGGCCTGGTGTGGCAGGGACGTGCACATTGTGGTCTTGATGATGCCAAAAACACAGCTCGCTTGCTTGCCCTCTTGATGCGCCAGGGTTTTAAGTTCGCTATCACAAACTCACTGATGTGGCAGGCTAGCGATGGTCCAGTGACATGGAACCCGATGCCTGAGAACACGGGTTTCTCTCTGCATCACCCCCACAAGCTAAAAGATCAGCAAATGCCCCTATTCCAGTACCACCCTTATTGTTTCTGTGGCGTTAAGAGCAGCAAAGGAATGGTTCGGAAGCCTGGGCCAAAGCAAGGAAGTGTCTTCTTCGGCTGTGGGAACTGGACTGTCACCAGAGGTGCTCGCTGCCACTACTTCGAGTGGGCTTCTCCCTAA
- the LOC107915176 gene encoding ABC transporter I family member 17, with the protein MSAEHLLLTVDDVDDHNHDGGVMKFQIRDLRKVSDAGVPILNGINVGIPEGMIVGIIGPSGSGKSTLLRALNRLWEPPSDTVFLDGRDIVDLDVLGLRRKVGMLFQLPVLFQGTVADNIRYGPNLRGKKLTDVEVSKLLTLADLDSSFLSKTGGELSVGQAQRVALARTLANEPEVLLLDEPTSALDPISTQNIEDVIVKLKKKRRMTVVMVSHSIKQIQRVADVVCLLVNGEIVEILKPNELSEAKHPMAQRFLQLSS; encoded by the exons ATGTCTGCAGAGCATTTGCTGTTAACCGTTGACGATGTCGATGATCATAATCATGATGGTGGTGTGATGAAATTCCAGATTCGTGATTTGAGGAAGGTATCGGATGCGGGCGTTCCTATACTAAACGGTATCAACGTCGGTATCCCTGAAGGGATGATCGTCGGGATCATCGGACCAAGCGGGAGTGGGAAATCGACGCTGCTTAGAGCTCTTAATCGCCTCTGGGAGCCTCCATCCGATACGGTGTTCCTTGACGGCCGTGATATTGTTGACCTTGATGTGCTTGGACTTCGCCGTAAAGTCGGTATGCTTTTCCAGCTCCCCGTTTTGTTTCAAG GCACTGTTGCAGATAATATTCGATATGGACCAAACTTGAGAGGAAAGAAGTTAACTGATGTTGAAGTTTCCAAGTTGCTAACACTGGCTGACCTTGATTCCTCCTTTCTCAGTAAAACTGGTGGTGAATTATCTGTTGGTCAAGCTCAAAGAGTTGCACTTGCTCGGACACTTGCTAACGAACCTGAG GTTTTGCTGCTGGATGAGCCAACAAGTGCCTTGGATCCGATTTCGACACAAAACATAGAGGATGTGATAGTGAAGCTTAAGAAGAAAAGGAGAATGACAGTTGTAATGGTTTCACACAGCATCAAGCAAATCCAAAGGGTTGCAGATGTTGTTTGCCTTCTTGTGAATGGTGAAATTGTTGAGATTTTGAAGCCTAATGAACTCTCTGAAGCCAAGCATCCCATGGCACAAAGGTTTCTTCAGCTAAGTTCGTAA